The Chitinophaga sp. H8 genome contains a region encoding:
- a CDS encoding FtsX-like permease family protein, whose amino-acid sequence MLKNYFIVAWRNLFRNKVYSAVNIIGLATGMTVALLIGLWIWDELTFNKRYPHYDQLAQVLITQKFNGETGTGPINSIPAITELRNKYGGDFKHVALVSFNNDRIMAAGEVKLTAKGMWAEPAFPEMLTLKMLAGKQTALEDPSSILLSHSLATALFGKEDPMNKLVKMDNHIDLKVAGVYEDLPPNGSFNDTKFLVAWDKYKATEKWVDYAQKEWDNHGFLAFVQLNEHVDIDRVNAQIRDLAKPHVTSGNEELQLHPMRQWHLYGEFRNGKVVGGRIQFVWLFGTIGVFVLLLACINFMNLSTARSEKRSKEVGIRKAVGAQRGQLIRQLLSESLLMAGLSFLLAIVLLQLVLPFFNTLADKQIHVPWLHPMFWLLTLGFTLFTGFIAGSYPAFYLSGFKPVKVLKGTFRAGRYATLPRKVLVVTQFTVSVTLIIGTLIVYRQIQYAKNRPVGYTREGLITIEMNTPEITGRYNALREELLATGAVADMGESSSKSTGIENTNTGFSWEGLPPGATPNFATVSVTHDYGNTIGWQIKEGRDFSRSFPTDSGGFLLNEAAVKLIGMKEPIGKIISWNGKPHTVLGIVKNVVMESPYQPVYPLIYNLDYSYLMYITIRINPVMPVREALAKITPVFTRNNPGSPFVYQFTDQEYAAKFSDEERIGRLAAVFAALAIFISCLGLSGLASFVAEQRTREIGVRKVLGASVFSLWKLLSRDFIVLVLVAVVIATPVAWHFLTQWLQKYEYRAPVSWWIFALAGLSALLITLATVSYQAIRAARMNPVKSLHTN is encoded by the coding sequence ATGCTAAAAAATTATTTTATAGTTGCCTGGCGCAACCTGTTCAGAAACAAAGTATATTCTGCCGTGAACATTATCGGGCTGGCTACCGGTATGACAGTAGCCTTGCTCATTGGTTTGTGGATATGGGATGAACTTACTTTTAATAAACGGTATCCCCATTATGATCAGCTGGCCCAGGTATTGATCACCCAAAAATTTAATGGAGAAACGGGAACAGGACCTATTAACTCGATCCCTGCTATTACTGAATTACGGAATAAGTATGGAGGCGACTTTAAACACGTAGCCCTTGTTTCGTTTAATAATGACCGTATCATGGCAGCAGGGGAGGTGAAACTCACGGCTAAAGGGATGTGGGCAGAACCTGCTTTTCCGGAGATGCTGACGTTGAAGATGTTAGCAGGTAAGCAAACAGCCTTGGAGGATCCTTCTTCCATATTACTCTCTCATAGTTTGGCGACTGCTTTATTTGGTAAAGAAGATCCTATGAATAAGCTGGTGAAGATGGATAATCATATTGATCTGAAAGTAGCCGGGGTATATGAGGATTTGCCTCCTAATGGATCTTTTAATGATACCAAATTTCTGGTGGCATGGGATAAGTATAAGGCTACGGAAAAATGGGTGGATTACGCACAAAAGGAATGGGATAATCATGGTTTCCTGGCATTTGTGCAATTGAATGAGCATGTGGACATTGACCGGGTAAATGCGCAGATCAGGGATCTTGCCAAACCTCACGTCACTTCCGGCAATGAGGAATTACAATTACATCCGATGCGCCAGTGGCATTTGTACGGCGAATTCAGGAATGGTAAGGTGGTAGGTGGCCGTATCCAGTTTGTATGGCTTTTTGGCACCATTGGTGTGTTTGTGTTGTTGCTGGCCTGTATCAATTTTATGAATCTTTCTACCGCACGCAGTGAAAAGCGGAGCAAGGAAGTGGGGATCCGCAAAGCAGTAGGTGCGCAGCGAGGGCAACTGATCCGGCAGCTGCTCAGTGAATCTCTGCTGATGGCAGGGCTAAGTTTTTTATTAGCGATCGTATTGTTGCAGTTAGTACTGCCTTTCTTTAATACGCTGGCAGATAAACAGATCCATGTGCCCTGGCTGCATCCTATGTTCTGGTTGCTTACGCTGGGGTTTACCTTGTTTACCGGCTTTATAGCCGGGAGTTATCCTGCGTTTTATTTATCCGGGTTTAAGCCGGTGAAAGTATTGAAAGGTACGTTCCGGGCAGGGCGTTATGCCACGTTGCCCAGAAAGGTATTGGTAGTGACCCAGTTTACAGTATCTGTTACTTTGATCATCGGCACATTGATTGTATACCGGCAAATACAATATGCAAAGAACCGCCCGGTAGGATACACCCGGGAGGGCCTGATCACTATAGAAATGAATACGCCGGAAATAACCGGCCGTTATAATGCATTGCGGGAGGAATTACTGGCCACCGGTGCGGTAGCCGATATGGGGGAATCATCCAGTAAGTCGACCGGCATTGAAAACACCAATACGGGTTTTAGCTGGGAAGGCTTGCCTCCGGGAGCAACACCCAACTTTGCTACCGTATCCGTGACGCATGATTATGGTAACACTATTGGCTGGCAGATAAAAGAGGGGCGCGATTTTTCCAGGAGCTTTCCAACAGATTCCGGCGGTTTTCTCCTCAATGAAGCTGCTGTAAAGCTTATCGGGATGAAAGAGCCTATAGGAAAGATCATTTCCTGGAATGGAAAACCACATACAGTGCTGGGCATAGTAAAGAATGTGGTCATGGAATCGCCTTACCAGCCGGTTTATCCACTCATTTATAACCTGGATTATAGCTATCTAATGTATATCACCATACGGATCAATCCGGTGATGCCTGTGAGAGAGGCATTGGCTAAGATAACGCCGGTATTTACCAGGAACAACCCTGGCAGTCCGTTTGTATACCAGTTTACCGATCAGGAATACGCCGCCAAGTTCAGCGATGAAGAGCGTATCGGGCGGCTGGCGGCTGTATTTGCGGCGCTGGCGATCTTTATTTCCTGTCTGGGATTATCGGGGCTGGCCTCATTTGTAGCAGAGCAACGTACCCGCGAAATAGGGGTGCGTAAAGTATTGGGAGCATCTGTTTTCAGTTTATGGAAATTATTATCGAGAGACTTTATCGTGCTGGTGCTCGTAGCGGTGGTGATTGCTACACCGGTAGCCTGGCATTTCCTGACGCAGTGGCTGCAAAAATATGAATACCGGGCACCGGTTTCCTGGTGGATCTTTGCGTTGGCTGGGTTGAGTGCACTACTCATCACTTTGGCTACCGTGAGCTATCAGGCTATCAGGGCGGCACGCATGAATCCTGTCAAAAGCCTGCATACAAACTGA
- a CDS encoding cytochrome d ubiquinol oxidase subunit II codes for MLYVVIAYLWAAILFYLLLGGADFGAGIIELFTSRKNRSKTRRTMYRAIGPIWEANHMWLIITIVILFVGFPAIYTTMSVHLHIPLVIMLLGIIARGTAFTFRHYDAVADEMQVLYNKIFQYSSLITPLFLGIIAGSAVSGHIDTQASDFLSAYIFSWLNWFSVSVGCFTVAICGFLAAVYLIGETDNETDRQRFISKTKNTNIAAVICGALVFIAAYAEGIPLTQWVFGNTWGVLAIVAATLSLILMWYLLYKGKTRILRVLAGFQVTMILFTTTFRHFPNIVLLKNGGYLSLLEHRGQDKTIEALALALLLGSIFILPALFYLIYSFQKKANPELHK; via the coding sequence ATGTTATACGTTGTAATTGCTTATCTCTGGGCAGCCATTTTATTTTATCTGTTGTTAGGTGGGGCCGATTTTGGTGCGGGTATTATTGAATTGTTCACTTCCCGGAAAAACAGGAGCAAAACCCGTCGTACCATGTATCGTGCTATCGGGCCTATCTGGGAGGCCAATCATATGTGGCTGATCATTACCATCGTGATCCTCTTTGTAGGATTCCCGGCTATTTATACCACCATGTCTGTACACCTGCATATCCCTTTGGTGATCATGCTCCTGGGTATCATTGCGCGGGGTACGGCCTTCACCTTCCGGCATTATGATGCCGTGGCGGATGAAATGCAGGTGTTATACAACAAGATCTTCCAATACTCCAGTCTTATCACACCGCTTTTCCTCGGTATCATTGCAGGCAGTGCGGTGTCGGGGCATATTGATACGCAGGCCTCGGATTTTCTGTCGGCCTACATATTCAGCTGGCTCAACTGGTTCTCTGTATCTGTAGGGTGCTTTACCGTAGCGATCTGTGGTTTCCTGGCGGCAGTATACCTGATTGGAGAAACGGATAATGAAACAGACCGGCAGCGGTTTATCAGCAAAACAAAAAACACGAATATTGCTGCGGTGATCTGTGGGGCACTGGTATTTATAGCGGCCTATGCGGAAGGCATTCCTTTAACACAATGGGTGTTCGGTAATACCTGGGGGGTATTGGCTATCGTAGCAGCTACGCTTTCCCTGATCCTGATGTGGTACCTGCTATACAAGGGCAAAACACGTATTCTGCGGGTACTGGCCGGATTCCAGGTAACCATGATCCTGTTTACCACTACCTTCCGGCATTTTCCCAATATCGTATTACTTAAAAACGGCGGGTATCTCTCCTTACTGGAACACCGGGGGCAGGATAAAACCATCGAAGCGCTGGCACTGGCATTGCTGCTTGGCAGTATTTTTATCCTTCCCGCGCTATTTTACCTGATCTATAGTTTTCAGAAAAAAGCCAATCCGGAATTACATAAATAA
- a CDS encoding cytochrome ubiquinol oxidase subunit I produces MDDFLAARSQMALSLGFHIIFSCIGMVMPFFMAVSHYYYLKTNNPVYKNITKAWSKGVAIFFATGAVSGTVLSFELGLLWPEFMKHAGPIFGMPFSLEGTAFFIEAIALGFFLYGWDRFNRWFHWVTGVIVGISGLISGILVVAANAWMNSPTGFDYINGEYTNIDPIKAMFNDAWFSQALHMSVAAFVATGFAVAGVHALMILKGKNVPFHSKAFKIAAVFGTVAAILQPLSGDISAKDVAKRQPAKLAAMEAHFHTEKAAPLIIGGIPDEKTQTVKYALKIPGLLSFMAHNDFNAEVKGLDSTPPENHPPVAVTHYAFQVMVGLGMAMMGIALLYFLALWKRKRWLDSRWLLKLFVIATPMGFIAVEAGWTVTEVGRQPWIIHNVMRTADAVTPMPGIIYSFYLFTAVYVSLSIIVIFMLYRQIKMVGKLYDLPADPSQIKG; encoded by the coding sequence ATGGATGATTTTCTCGCTGCCAGATCTCAAATGGCGTTGTCCCTGGGCTTTCACATTATTTTTTCGTGTATTGGAATGGTGATGCCTTTTTTCATGGCAGTTTCCCACTATTATTACCTCAAAACAAACAATCCTGTCTATAAAAATATTACTAAAGCATGGAGCAAAGGAGTAGCTATCTTCTTCGCTACCGGCGCGGTATCCGGCACTGTTTTGTCTTTTGAACTGGGACTATTATGGCCGGAATTCATGAAGCATGCCGGTCCTATCTTCGGTATGCCTTTTTCCCTGGAAGGCACGGCTTTTTTTATTGAGGCCATTGCACTGGGCTTTTTCCTGTACGGGTGGGACCGGTTCAACCGCTGGTTTCATTGGGTTACGGGGGTAATCGTAGGTATCAGCGGGCTGATCTCCGGTATCCTGGTGGTGGCGGCCAATGCATGGATGAACAGCCCTACCGGTTTCGATTATATCAATGGAGAATATACCAATATTGATCCCATTAAAGCCATGTTTAATGATGCCTGGTTTTCACAGGCTTTACATATGTCTGTAGCGGCTTTTGTAGCTACCGGGTTTGCAGTAGCTGGTGTTCATGCGCTCATGATCCTGAAAGGGAAAAATGTACCATTTCACAGCAAAGCCTTTAAAATAGCAGCGGTTTTTGGTACCGTGGCGGCTATCTTACAGCCGTTGAGTGGTGATATTTCTGCTAAGGATGTGGCCAAACGGCAACCGGCAAAACTGGCGGCCATGGAAGCCCATTTCCATACGGAAAAAGCGGCCCCGCTCATTATCGGTGGTATCCCCGACGAAAAAACACAAACTGTAAAATACGCACTCAAAATCCCCGGCTTGCTGAGCTTCATGGCGCACAACGATTTTAATGCGGAAGTAAAAGGCCTGGATAGCACTCCACCCGAAAATCATCCACCCGTTGCCGTTACCCATTATGCTTTCCAGGTAATGGTAGGTTTGGGTATGGCCATGATGGGTATTGCGCTGCTTTATTTTCTGGCATTATGGAAACGTAAACGGTGGCTGGACAGCAGGTGGCTGCTCAAACTGTTTGTCATCGCCACACCGATGGGATTTATTGCGGTAGAAGCCGGGTGGACGGTAACCGAGGTAGGACGCCAGCCCTGGATCATTCACAATGTAATGCGCACAGCCGATGCCGTAACACCCATGCCTGGTATCATCTACTCTTTTTATCTGTTTACCGCCGTGTATGTGTCCCTTTCTATTATCGTGATCTTTATGTTATACCGGCAGATAAAAATGGTAGGAAAATTATACGATTTACCTGCTGATCCTTCACAAATAAAAGGCTAA
- a CDS encoding 3-keto-disaccharide hydrolase: MKKHFLLTALLFCAGAAAHAQSYSLFNFKDFSGWHMDVPAMDKDTSVKAPFIIRNGLLVSLADPQGHLITDSTYENYQLEVQYRFAAKPGNCGVLVHASTPRVLYAMFPKSIEAQLMHENAGDFWCIGEDIAVPDMEKRRGPKENWGTTEGKGRRILNLTDNSENPVGEWNTMKLECRGNEIKVWINGQLVNHGTNCTASKGSIALQAEGSEVEFRKVEITPLSKKKRK, translated from the coding sequence ATGAAAAAGCACTTTTTACTTACTGCCCTTCTTTTTTGCGCTGGTGCGGCCGCACATGCACAATCCTACAGCCTTTTTAATTTTAAAGACTTTAGCGGCTGGCATATGGATGTACCTGCAATGGATAAGGACACTTCCGTAAAGGCCCCTTTTATTATCCGCAATGGGCTGCTTGTTAGCCTGGCCGACCCGCAGGGGCACCTGATCACGGATTCTACCTATGAAAATTACCAACTGGAAGTACAATACCGTTTTGCTGCCAAACCGGGTAATTGCGGGGTATTGGTGCATGCTTCTACTCCCCGGGTATTATATGCCATGTTTCCAAAGTCTATCGAAGCGCAACTGATGCATGAGAATGCCGGTGATTTCTGGTGTATTGGTGAAGATATTGCGGTACCTGATATGGAAAAACGCCGGGGACCCAAAGAAAACTGGGGTACCACGGAAGGTAAAGGCCGCCGCATCCTTAATCTGACCGATAATTCAGAAAATCCGGTAGGTGAATGGAATACGATGAAACTGGAATGCCGGGGGAATGAAATAAAAGTATGGATCAATGGACAACTTGTTAACCACGGTACCAACTGTACCGCCAGCAAAGGCAGTATAGCCTTACAGGCTGAGGGTTCAGAGGTAGAATTCCGTAAAGTGGAAATCACGCCCTTAAGCAAAAAGAAGCGAAAATAA
- a CDS encoding glycoside hydrolase family 43 protein yields the protein MKKNILWIFLLLATAGNSQTTPIISTDTASTFTNPLLVVGPDPWVISKDGFYYYLHTTGNSIVIRKTKTMTALKSAQPVVAWQPTPGSANSKNIWAPELHYLNKKWYLYYTAGATANLATQRTYVLENAAADPTTGSWTDKGQIGDTAANFFAIDGTVLEYKGKNYFIWSGHISATDNTQRLYIARMADPWTLATPRVEISAPTYAWEKIGTPNVNEGPEILQNAKKAVFLIYSASGCWTDDYALAQLRLKKKGDPLQPSHWEKAPLPVFSKSPENSAFGPGHNGFFKSPDGKEDWIIYHANPSAGQGCGNARSPRIQRITWRADGTPDFGVPLPLDKRIKKPSGE from the coding sequence ATGAAAAAAAATATTTTATGGATTTTCCTGTTGCTGGCCACTGCCGGTAATAGCCAGACAACGCCCATCATCAGTACAGATACGGCATCCACCTTTACTAATCCGCTGCTTGTAGTAGGGCCGGATCCCTGGGTAATCAGCAAAGATGGCTTTTATTATTACCTGCATACTACCGGCAACAGTATCGTTATCCGGAAAACAAAGACGATGACCGCATTGAAATCTGCGCAACCGGTGGTAGCCTGGCAACCAACACCAGGCAGTGCCAACTCAAAAAATATATGGGCTCCGGAGTTACACTACCTGAATAAAAAATGGTATCTCTATTATACGGCGGGTGCTACCGCCAACCTGGCTACCCAGCGCACCTACGTGCTGGAAAATGCAGCTGCGGATCCTACCACCGGCAGCTGGACAGACAAAGGCCAGATAGGGGATACGGCGGCTAACTTCTTTGCTATTGATGGTACAGTACTTGAATACAAAGGCAAAAACTATTTTATCTGGAGCGGACATATCTCGGCTACGGACAATACCCAACGTTTATATATTGCCCGTATGGCTGATCCCTGGACACTTGCCACGCCACGGGTAGAAATATCTGCACCAACATATGCCTGGGAGAAAATAGGTACCCCCAACGTAAATGAAGGGCCGGAAATTCTGCAAAACGCGAAGAAAGCGGTATTCCTGATCTATTCTGCCAGTGGCTGCTGGACGGATGATTATGCACTTGCACAGCTCAGGCTGAAAAAGAAAGGAGACCCCTTACAGCCTTCTCATTGGGAAAAAGCACCGCTGCCTGTATTCAGCAAAAGCCCTGAAAATAGCGCTTTTGGCCCGGGACATAATGGTTTTTTTAAATCACCGGATGGTAAGGAGGACTGGATCATCTATCATGCCAATCCATCCGCAGGGCAAGGATGTGGGAATGCCCGCAGCCCGAGGATACAACGTATCACCTGGAGAGCAGATGGTACCCCCGATTTTGGGGTGCCATTACCACTGGACAAGCGGATTAAGAAACCATCAGGGGAATGA
- a CDS encoding 3-keto-disaccharide hydrolase, protein MTSIFFPGKLMMSLLTMLVCACALSACSSASGTSGASNTAKKPEWIPLFNGKDINDWMVKIHHHEVGENFGNTFRVEDSIIKIRYDQYGDFNEQYGHLYYKQPYSHYHLKFEYRFVGKWCTTAPGYTILNSGVMFHSQDPRTMPKEQDWPISVEMQLLAGLGDGQPRPTGNMCSPGTNVVYKGRLEPQHCLESSSQTYEGEQWVHGELIVLGDSLITHIINGDTVLQYSKPQIGGGVVNRYDPAIKIDGKLLTEGYIALQSEGQPIDFRRIELLDLSGNKRGVPVKRP, encoded by the coding sequence ATGACAAGTATTTTTTTTCCGGGTAAACTGATGATGAGTTTGTTGACCATGCTGGTATGTGCCTGTGCCCTGAGTGCCTGTTCCAGTGCCTCCGGCACCTCCGGTGCTTCCAATACTGCTAAAAAGCCGGAGTGGATTCCGCTCTTTAATGGCAAGGATATTAATGACTGGATGGTGAAAATCCACCATCATGAGGTGGGGGAGAACTTCGGTAATACTTTCCGGGTGGAAGACAGCATTATTAAAATACGGTACGACCAGTACGGTGATTTTAATGAACAGTATGGCCATTTATATTATAAGCAACCTTATTCCCATTATCATTTAAAATTTGAGTACCGGTTTGTAGGAAAGTGGTGCACTACGGCACCGGGGTATACTATTCTGAACAGTGGCGTGATGTTTCATTCCCAGGACCCGCGTACGATGCCAAAGGAGCAGGACTGGCCTATTTCTGTAGAGATGCAGTTACTCGCTGGGTTGGGAGATGGCCAACCTCGCCCTACCGGTAATATGTGTTCACCAGGTACCAATGTAGTGTATAAAGGCAGGCTGGAGCCCCAGCATTGTCTGGAATCCTCCTCCCAAACCTATGAAGGAGAGCAATGGGTACATGGAGAATTGATTGTATTGGGGGATTCTCTCATCACACACATTATTAATGGTGATACGGTATTACAGTATTCCAAGCCTCAGATTGGCGGAGGGGTGGTGAACCGTTATGATCCCGCCATTAAAATAGATGGTAAGTTATTGACAGAAGGATATATTGCATTGCAGAGCGAGGGGCAGCCTATTGATTTCAGAAGAATTGAGCTGTTGGATTTGTCCGGAAATAAGCGTGGAGTACCTGTTAAGCGACCATAA
- a CDS encoding helix-turn-helix domain-containing protein, which translates to MKFIAGFLNVVLLLGTIQGFIISGLLFYAKKRSLSKRLLAGIIFFLTLACMNLYLGNTNWFQINRWVNLIFSVIPLVIIMPIGPLIYFYVKSCTDPAFSLQRKDRIHFYPVIIDLGAQLAAAIFIVGVLTGLLPNKPQPWGLFIDTYNVYSDIPRWVSVTTYVWLSARYLTRLKASNEAPVEAPYYTWPWQMLKGLTIFQAIWLIYLIPYIIPRYSNALLDLVDWYPIYIPMVVLIYWLGMKGYLMIPQMELMSLLRQEVKAQKAAPAPMALPEDTIAETVPVLIKAMEEDRLYLDPNLNLALLVQHTGIPQKTISAVLNQHLNKSFNEFVNAYRIGYFKQKICDPRQEHLTILGVAYDSGFNSQATFQRAFKNEMGVSPREYLAMELKKRIKSG; encoded by the coding sequence ATGAAATTTATAGCAGGTTTTTTAAATGTTGTTCTTTTATTGGGAACCATTCAGGGATTCATCATCAGCGGATTGCTTTTTTATGCTAAAAAGCGGTCATTATCCAAGCGTCTGCTGGCCGGGATCATCTTTTTCCTGACATTGGCCTGTATGAACCTGTACCTTGGTAATACCAACTGGTTCCAGATAAATCGCTGGGTGAACCTGATCTTCAGTGTAATCCCGCTGGTGATTATAATGCCCATAGGGCCGTTGATCTACTTTTATGTAAAATCCTGCACAGATCCTGCTTTTAGCCTGCAACGAAAGGATCGTATTCATTTTTACCCGGTTATCATAGATCTGGGTGCTCAGCTGGCGGCAGCTATCTTTATTGTGGGCGTACTTACCGGGCTGTTACCTAATAAACCGCAACCCTGGGGACTATTTATTGATACTTACAATGTTTATTCAGATATTCCGAGATGGGTGTCTGTTACTACCTATGTGTGGTTATCGGCCAGGTATCTCACCCGATTAAAGGCCAGTAATGAAGCACCGGTGGAGGCACCTTATTATACCTGGCCCTGGCAGATGCTTAAAGGGCTTACCATCTTTCAGGCCATCTGGCTGATATACCTGATCCCGTATATTATCCCCCGGTATTCAAATGCGCTGCTGGACCTGGTAGACTGGTATCCAATTTACATCCCGATGGTGGTTTTAATTTACTGGCTGGGGATGAAAGGCTACCTGATGATCCCGCAAATGGAACTAATGTCTTTGCTCCGCCAGGAAGTAAAGGCTCAGAAAGCAGCACCAGCTCCGATGGCATTGCCGGAAGATACCATTGCAGAAACGGTACCTGTCCTGATCAAAGCAATGGAAGAAGACCGGCTTTATCTTGATCCCAACCTGAACCTGGCATTGCTGGTGCAGCATACCGGTATCCCTCAGAAAACAATCTCTGCCGTATTAAACCAGCATCTGAACAAAAGTTTTAATGAATTTGTGAACGCCTACCGGATTGGGTACTTCAAACAAAAGATCTGTGATCCCCGACAGGAACATCTCACTATTTTAGGGGTGGCTTATGATTCCGGGTTTAATTCGCAGGCTACTTTTCAACGTGCCTTCAAAAACGAAATGGGGGTGTCGCCCCGGGAATACCTGGCGATGGAATTGAAAAAACGGATTAAATCCGGCTAA